ATAGAAAAAGTATCAAGTTAGTGAGACTCGAAAATGAACAAAAAAAGAACAGCCGCACTATTACAAGCTGTCCTCAAAAATAAAATTGAACGTCTGTTTAAATTACATTGCCTCTATTATAAAACAGTTTTGCTCTCTACCCTTTCTCTCACAAGCGACCGTCACACACATCTGCAGATGTTTTGCATATGCCTTAAGTCTATAATACATGGATCCTTGCTCTGGTTGATATTCCCGATTCCCGCAGATAATCTGATCCATGGGAACTTTGAATAATTCACTCAGGGCATACACATTATCTATACTCGGAAGACTCCTCCCGTTCAACCAGTGATAAACGGCCTGCTGTGTGGCAAGGCCCATATATTTCTGAACATCCGTAACCGTCAGCCCCAGAGAATTCATGAGACGGCGGATCTGCTTTCCGGTTTTCACTTTATCAATTGTCGGAAACTGCTTCTCCATGCCATTTCTCCTTTTTCTCTGTTGCTCGGTCTATAGTAATTCGATGAATGCTTGTGATATCAGAAAGAATTCCCCCTTTAATCAGCTTGCCAAGACTGACCGGAGTGTAACCACAGACATTGGCAGCCAGGTTCAGATGCTTGCATCCTTCTTTATAGGACTCAATGTTGCTGTGATCGTGACCATGAATGTTCAGGCACCAAGGCAATCCATATACCGGTTCATGAGAAAGAAGAATTTTTTCTGCAATCAATAATGGACCATCGTAAATCTCATCAAACAATCCTTTGTAATCCTTCTTCTTGTCATGATTTCCAAGAAGTAAAATCTTCTTTCTTGCCTTGATTTGCTTTACAAAGGAAGCATCACCGACATCGCCAAGACAGACAAAGGTATCATTCTTCATGACCAACGCATTGATTCTGGCCACTTGTTCCTCTGGCTCAATCCAGCCAGGATCCATCAATTTGCAATCGGAATCCCCAAAATGAGGATCTGATAAAATATATACGGAACCAGTTTCCGACCAATGGCGGAAAGGTTCATATAAAGTCAAAATCACATAATCATCTCCTATCAAAGAACTGCAGAAAATAGAATACAGAATTAAACATAACCTTTTTCTATCCACTGCTCGAATATGTCTCTGTCTTCAAGTCTACATTCTTTATAATAATCCGGTTCATTGTCCCGAAGCCAGACTCTTTTCTTTTCAATTTCAGCCCTGACCTCTGAAGTATCAAAGCCAGAATACTTTTCTGCCGCAAGAACGATATTGACGATATCATTACCACAGACACAGACATCATAATCTTCAATATCCTTACCCCCCCCAGCCTGTCCGAAAACCTTATTTTTAGGCATAAATTTAGCCCCTTTCCTTCATCTGTGACATTGAAAACTGAATAAAATACACAGGATGAAGAAAGAGGCTTATGCCTGTTCCATCAATTCCATCATTTTTTGAAATCCAAGGAGATTCTTCGCCCGTTCCAGGTTATAACCCAGACAAAAGAGCGCAAACTCTCCAGCCACTTTCCGTATTCCCCTTAAAAGAAAATAAGTGGCTCCCATTGCTCGTTTTATTGTTCCAAACGGATGCTCCGACAGGCACATCCTCCGGCTCATCTTTTCTTTATCCGGTTTCAGGAAAAACTTCACAACCTTTCTTTTTTCATAATGCCATTTTTCACCCGTTTTCGTTTCCTCCGGCTTCTTTCCTTCGGCTTCCAGCCAGCCCTTACATGGTTTTACCAGCTGATCTTTGGTAAAGTCGATCTCTTTCCATTCGCCTTTTCCCTTGTAACACTTATTGCGGTTCGGGCAATGTTTACACGCATTTTTATTGGCATAGCGGATATTCCCGTTTTTCTTTATGCTCTTCTGTCTCAGGATTTCCCCAGCCGGACAGTATACCAGGTTTCTCTCAGGATCTCTGACAAAATAACCTTCTTTTGCTTTTTCCTGCATTTCCTCAGGACTTCCATAAACACTGCTGTTTTCCCGTTTTTCATCCACCACTTTACGACGGACTGTTTCTACCTTCATATCCTGTATCACTTCTGCATAAACTTCCGGTATCTTACCTGCATGCAGTGCTTTCTTCAGTTCTTCTGGCTCTGTGCTGGCAGTATCCGTTTCTGCCTCTTCATAAGGGATTTCTATGTCATAACCGTCTTTTCCATCATCTGTTATGACATGTGGGATAATACCGTTCTCCAGACACTCCACCATATCTTCCACAGCTTCATAACCTTTATCTGCTACTACTTCTATGATCTTTTCCGGTTCAGAGCTCTTTATCCCCTGCATCGTACTTTCCAGCAATCCATGGTCGGTTACCTGATTGGTCATCTGAAAATCTCGGATCAGATGTGTTTCAGAATCTACCGCCGTCTGTGGGTTATATGCTACTGTAAACCCATTTTTATTTTTCATGAGTTTTGCATCCGCATCTGTGATCGAAAGCTGGGATACCCCGGTTTCTTCCATCAGCTTCTGATAACCTTCGTATCTGGCAAGTCTCTCCTGTGCTTCTTTTAACTTGGCTTCAAGACTTTCTCTTGTCAGTTCTCCTGAAATCACGTCTGTTTCTTCCTGCTTGTCCATTTCATTCAGGATCCTTAGATACTCATCTGTATGGCCATTCAGCCATTTGATCCTGTCATCCAGTTTGTTTTTGGTGAAGTTGTTATCTTTTGCGTTATCCGCCTGGATCTTTGTTCCATCCACGGAAGAAAATCCCCATTCCACTGCACCGGAGATCCGGCGGTTGAATTCATAAAAAATCTCTTTCAGGCTGTCTATGTTGTTTTTCCTGAAATCTGCAATGGTGCGAAAATCCGGTTCTACACCTCCGATCATCCATTTCACTTCAAGATTTACTTTACAGCTTTCAGCCAGTTTCCGTGAAGAACGGATACCTTTCCTGCTTCCGTAAATATATATCTTATAAAGGCTCTTAGGATCGTAAGATGGACGGCCTTCTGCTGCCACAGGTTTTACACCGTATTTCCCTATATCAAGATGGTTCACAAACGCATCAATTATCCTTGCAATACTTTCTTTATCTACAAATGCGTCCCATGAACAGCACATCAGCTGGTCACGGTCAAAACCTGAAACATATGGCATCTCAATTCACCTCAGAACAATTTTTCTCTGGTTTCATTATACTATATCTGAAACATAGATGCACGATTTCTGTGTACTTTATTCAGTTTTCAATGTGCAATTTTAATTTATATTGAACGCTCACAAGAGCATATCAATCTTTTTCTCATCAGATTAGATTATCCGAGTTTTCGGACAGTCTCCCCTGTGTTTTTCTTAGCTCTATATTTTTGTTTTAATTTCTGTTGTCTTCTATCTCCAATGCCACAGCATCTGCATTCATCTTCTTCCAGGCAATTACTTTGTCCTGCTTAATGGAATACACCGTTGCGCCGTAGCAAACTGAAAATTGTTTCAGCTTTTGATTATAGATTCCGGTCTGCCAGGAAAACTGCTCATTCTTATCTTTCCATACATAAATGCAGATTGTCTGATTCTTGGGATATCCCTGGTCTGATACTAACTGGAAGTCATTTAACTCGAAGAAGGATCTCTTCTTAAATAATCCAGAAACGAAAGACTTCACCTTCTGCCACAATGTTTGTTCTGCAGTTTTGTCACCAAGCATTTCCTCCAATGAGACTGCGGTCATTTCCATTTTCTCTGCCTGATGCTGTTTTGCTTTTTTCCTCTCAATCGGATTTACTTTTCCGTTGTGCAGTGCATATTCTTCCGGCTTGTACTCATAATTTTTGATGATACTTAATGCATAGCCGATATTCGTATCTGAACATGCAGGACTTTGAACATGGAAGCCCTGTGTGAATTCCCTTACTCCTTTTTTCCTTACAGCATAATTGTTGTGATAGAGTTGAACATGCCCCTTCTTTGGAAGATATTTAATTCTCCAGGTATCTTCCTTGTACCATACGGTCATCGCATCCATGGAGATCCTGGTCTTCATGCCATTCTCTACGTAGATGTTCCTGATCTGATCAATCGACAATTGAGTTTTGTCGAAAAAGGCACGGTACTTCTCAATCTCTTTTGGATCTTTTGCTCCTGCCGAAACATAAGCCTGGACCATACAATCAGAACATGGCTTTAAATCAGTTACATACTCCTCAGACCAAAGTAAATCCTCATCCGGAATATATTTAGCACAGGAACAATGTTTATCATGAATAATATTTTCCTTCCTTGAATAAAGATATTTGATTTTCTGATTGCTCATGATACGATGGCGATCTTCAGATTCCTCATTCGCAGAAACAGTCACAACCGGTGATGGGATTGCAAGTGCCAATGCCCCATCAACCATTGCAGTATTTTCACTTTCTCCTCTTAATTCGCTGAGCAAATCTGCAAAGTCTGAATGCTCATATCCTTTTGTATATGAAATACTCTTCCTGCTCATACATCACCTTCTTCCCGCCATTTTCTATTTATGAAAACGGCAACTCATCATCAATTCCATCTGGAATATTCATAAATCCCTCAGCATCTGCCGCCGCTGATAGTCTGCTGTAATTCCCCTGACCACCATTACTTGCAGCTGCTTTGTTTTCTGCAAACTCCTGCTCCTCTACAACGATATCCGTTGTATAAACTTTCTGGCCATCACGATTCGTGTAACTGCCTGTCTGAATTCTTCCCGTCAATACAATCTTTGTTCCCTGACGCAAATACTTCTCTGCAAATTCTGCACTGCGCCCAAATGTAACACAGCTGATAAAATCTGCACTCTGCTCACCGTCTCTTTTGAATCTGCGATCAACTGCGATAGTATATCTTGCAACTGCAGTAGAATTCTCTCCGGTTCCATACCTTACTTCCGGATCTCTGGTCAATCGTCCCATCAGGATGACTTTATTCATCGACTGCTTCCTCCGTCTTCTTATGTTTGTTATCAATCAGACTCTTCTTACTGAGGCTGCAGATCGTTCCATGTGGTGTTACCAGGACAACCTTGGCCTTTGCAGTATCGCCGATCTTGTCATAGATGCGTCCGGCACTCATGCTCTCACCGATGACGGTGTGTGCGCTATTTGCCACATGTCCGATTTCGCCAAGTCCTTCCTTCTTTACAACGATGGCCTCTTTATCGAACTTGTTATCCGGTTCCTTCTTAAGTTTCAGTTTCATTCCCGGCTTCAGGAATTCATTGCCGTGATAGTACTTGGTTCCTGTCAGCGTGAAATAAATCTTACTCATTGCACTTCCTCCTTAGTCTTCCATGAATTCAAAATATTCTTTATCGCTGGCAAATAAAATGTACTTGCCATCTACGTATCCCATGTATCCGTTGCTTGTGTGGTAACCTTTCATCTTGCCAGTCCTCCTTGATTCCTTTTTTGATGTTACCAGTTTACAACAAATAGCTGTGCAAAAATCCTGACAACCAACCGGTCTCTGAGCGGGTTTTGTGCCTGAATTTGCACTATCCGGGCAATTTTTCAGAGCAGTTTCAAAAATGTGTCTAAACTTCCCCGGACATTTTTGTATTTAATAGTTGAGGGATAGAGAATAGCAAGGACAGGAAGTGTCATGACATTCCACTTCCGAGCATTCGCCACAAGACCGGGACCCTACCCGATCTTGAAACTCTCGCTGCGCTCGATTCCTTAATAACAGCAAAGGAGATTTACATGGCTAACAGAACCAGAGATATCCCAATTCAGTTTTTTGTAACCGCTGAAGAGAAAAAGATGATTCGTAAGAAAATGATCCTGTCCAAAACAGCAAATATGGGAGCCTATCTTCGTAAGATGGCAATTGATGGAATCATCGTAAACACAGATACGACTTACCTTGAGAAACAGTTTTATGAGATGCACAAGATCGGTGTAAATGTGAACCAGTTGGCAAGGCTTGCCAATTCCACTGGTGCTGTCACACCGGAAGAAATCAAAGAATTGAAGGGAATGATAAAAGAGATATGGCATATATTAAGATCTTCGGTATCAAATCTACAGTAAAGAAAGCCGTCGATTACATCACAAATCCGGATAAGACCGATGACCATAATCTGGTTTCTTCCTATGGTTGTTCACCGGAAACTGCCGATCTGGAATTTGCTATGACTGCAAAGATGGGAAAAGACAATGTGATGGAGAAGGGAGACAACCTTGCCTGGCATATGATCATTTCCTTCAGACCAGGTGAAATCACAGATTCGAATGTCGCTCATGAGGTTGCGACAAAAATTGCTGATGCAACGCTGAAAGGGAAACATGCGTATGTTCTTTCCACTCACGTTGATAAGGATCACGTCCATTGCCATCTGATTTTTAACGCAACGAATTTTGTGGACTACCACAAATATGTTTCCAACAAACGTAATTATCACAAAATCTGTAAACTCAGCAATCGCATTTGCCGGGAATATGGTCTGGAAGAGTCCATGCCCACCGGACAGAAAGCAAAATCATATAAAGAAAATATGGAGTACAAACGAGGAAACAGTTGGAAATCAAAACTCAAATACAACGTGGATCGTGCCATCTGGTCGTCCGTTTCCTTTGATGAATTTCTGATGAAGATGAAAGAAGGTTCCGTCGCAGTAACGGTCTAACGACCGTAACTGCCGACGGAACCTTCTTTTGTCGGACGACCTGCTGTTCTTCTCATAGCATCCATTTTCATCTTAT
This Anaerobutyricum hallii DNA region includes the following protein-coding sequences:
- a CDS encoding single-stranded DNA-binding protein, which encodes MNKVILMGRLTRDPEVRYGTGENSTAVARYTIAVDRRFKRDGEQSADFISCVTFGRSAEFAEKYLRQGTKIVLTGRIQTGSYTNRDGQKVYTTDIVVEEQEFAENKAAASNGGQGNYSRLSAAADAEGFMNIPDGIDDELPFS
- a CDS encoding helix-turn-helix domain-containing protein, encoding MEKQFPTIDKVKTGKQIRRLMNSLGLTVTDVQKYMGLATQQAVYHWLNGRSLPSIDNVYALSELFKVPMDQIICGNREYQPEQGSMYYRLKAYAKHLQMCVTVACERKGREQNCFIIEAM
- a CDS encoding transposase, producing the protein MPYVSGFDRDQLMCCSWDAFVDKESIARIIDAFVNHLDIGKYGVKPVAAEGRPSYDPKSLYKIYIYGSRKGIRSSRKLAESCKVNLEVKWMIGGVEPDFRTIADFRKNNIDSLKEIFYEFNRRISGAVEWGFSSVDGTKIQADNAKDNNFTKNKLDDRIKWLNGHTDEYLRILNEMDKQEETDVISGELTRESLEAKLKEAQERLARYEGYQKLMEETGVSQLSITDADAKLMKNKNGFTVAYNPQTAVDSETHLIRDFQMTNQVTDHGLLESTMQGIKSSEPEKIIEVVADKGYEAVEDMVECLENGIIPHVITDDGKDGYDIEIPYEEAETDTASTEPEELKKALHAGKIPEVYAEVIQDMKVETVRRKVVDEKRENSSVYGSPEEMQEKAKEGYFVRDPERNLVYCPAGEILRQKSIKKNGNIRYANKNACKHCPNRNKCYKGKGEWKEIDFTKDQLVKPCKGWLEAEGKKPEETKTGEKWHYEKRKVVKFFLKPDKEKMSRRMCLSEHPFGTIKRAMGATYFLLRGIRKVAGEFALFCLGYNLERAKNLLGFQKMMELMEQA
- a CDS encoding MobC family plasmid mobilization relaxosome protein, with the protein product MANRTRDIPIQFFVTAEEKKMIRKKMILSKTANMGAYLRKMAIDGIIVNTDTTYLEKQFYEMHKIGVNVNQLARLANSTGAVTPEEIKELKGMIKEIWHILRSSVSNLQ
- a CDS encoding relaxase/mobilization nuclease domain-containing protein, with amino-acid sequence MAYIKIFGIKSTVKKAVDYITNPDKTDDHNLVSSYGCSPETADLEFAMTAKMGKDNVMEKGDNLAWHMIISFRPGEITDSNVAHEVATKIADATLKGKHAYVLSTHVDKDHVHCHLIFNATNFVDYHKYVSNKRNYHKICKLSNRICREYGLEESMPTGQKAKSYKENMEYKRGNSWKSKLKYNVDRAIWSSVSFDEFLMKMKEGSVAVTV
- a CDS encoding metallophosphoesterase, whose amino-acid sequence is MILTLYEPFRHWSETGSVYILSDPHFGDSDCKLMDPGWIEPEEQVARINALVMKNDTFVCLGDVGDASFVKQIKARKKILLLGNHDKKKDYKGLFDEIYDGPLLIAEKILLSHEPVYGLPWCLNIHGHDHSNIESYKEGCKHLNLAANVCGYTPVSLGKLIKGGILSDITSIHRITIDRATEKKEKWHGEAVSDN
- a CDS encoding HIRAN domain-containing protein; the encoded protein is MSKIYFTLTGTKYYHGNEFLKPGMKLKLKKEPDNKFDKEAIVVKKEGLGEIGHVANSAHTVIGESMSAGRIYDKIGDTAKAKVVLVTPHGTICSLSKKSLIDNKHKKTEEAVDE